From the genome of Natrinema marinum:
TCGTTCTCATCGATGCCGGTCCCGAGGGGACCGTCGGCTCCCTCGAGACACACCTGACGAGTCTGGGATACGAACTCACCGACATCTGGCTGGTGGTCCTCACGCACCACGACGGAGATCACGTCGGCGGTCTGGCGGAACTGCTCGAGCGCGTCGATGCGGTCGTCGCGACCCACCGCGAGGAAGCGCCGTACGTCTCGGGCGAGCGCGATCCGATCAAGGGCGACGGGGATCGCTATCCGCCGGTCGGCGTCGACCTCGAGCTGGTCGACGGGGTTCGGATCCCGACCCTCGGTGGCCCGATGGAGGTCGTCGCGACGCCCGGCCACGCGCCGGGTCACGTCTCGTTGTACTTCCCGGAAGGGAACCTCCTGATCGCCGGCGACGCGCTCGTTGCGGACGTCGGTGAGGGAACCGACGGTGACGGACCGCTCGATGGACCGAAACCGCACTTCACGCCCGACATGGACCGTGCCACAGAGTCGGTCGGCTCGCTGGCCGCACTCGAGGTCGATCACACGCTGTGTTATCACGGTGGATACGTCGACCAGGGGTCCGAACGGATTCGAGAGATCTACGAACGGCTTCGGGAGTGAGCCGCGAAGGGGACCGAAGCGGAATTCTCATCGGTCTCGAATCCCAATCGCCGATCAATGCGTCTCGAACTCCGCGTCTGTCAGCACTGTCTCGATGGCGATCACGGCAACGAACAGCGGACGGCGCTTCTCAACGATATGGTCAACTGCGCCGAGCAGATCAAGAAACACAAGGAAGTCATCGATCTCGACGAGGTGCACATCCGCCGTGTCCGGGACGACGAGCCTGGGAAACCGGCAGCGCTACCGGTCGTTTCGGCGACGATCCAGAACGACCAGATCGTGCTGAACGACACGCAACTCGTCGCCGAAGGACAGGACGGGAACATGCTGCTCTACGCCAACCCCGACGACGTGCTGACGGTGCTCGCGGGGAACTTAGACGAGATCAGTAAGGCCGTCACCGAAGACGTGACCGTCGATCTCTCGCCGATCGGTGCCGAGATCGTCTCCGAGGCCGATCTGGGAGCGAACCGGGACGACGAGCCGCGCTAACGGCGTCGGTCGGCCGTCGATTACGTCGCCGGTCGCTTGATCACGCCGTACTGGTCACCGAGTACCTCGATCGCCGTCAGCGCGAATCCGATGAGCAGCGGGCCGACGGACAGGCCGATCGGACCGAGGAGGGAAGAGCCGCCCAGAATACCGACGAAGATGACCGCCGAGTGGAGGTCCGAGCCGCGATCGATCACCATCGCTCGCAGATAGTCGTCGGTCACGGCGACGGACGTGAGCTCCCAGATGATGAACGCTAGGGCCATCATCGCTCCCGTCAGCAGGGCAATCTCGGGCACGCCGGTCACGAAAAGGGCGACGCCCGCGAGGTCCCCCTGCACGAACGCGACGAGGACGTGAGCCGTGAGAATCGCCCACGCCATGTCGTTCGTCGCGGTCACCAGTTCGTCGTTCACGCCCGGCGGGAGCGGCGTGCTCTGCCGTATCCAGTCGAACTCCCGCGGCGAAAGGCGTTCGGGATGGTAATGCCGGAGTCGCGACTAGGGGCTCGTGAGGGGGTCGAATCGGCGAAAAACGGGTCGCCGTTAGATCCGGCCGACGTTCTCGACGCCGACGCTTTCGACACCGTCGACATCAGCGAAGTTCTCCTCGACGGTCTCCGTCCCGCCCGCGCCGTCGGGGACGATCACGGTCGGGTAGAGGGCGACGAGCCCGAACGCGACCTCGTCGCGTTCGACGCCGTTGATCTTCGCGCCCTCGGGGAGGGCGCTCTCGAGGCGCTCTTGGAGCGCGTCGAGGTCGATATCGGGGCTGTCCGGCATGACCTTGATTTTGGCAGCGACTTTTCCCATAGTGGACCTTATGGACCGGTGAATCCGCAGTCGGGACACTCGTAGAGGTTGCTCTGCTTGCGGCATTTGGCACAGCGGTAGATCTGCTGGCCGCAGTCGGGACACTTGAACGCCGCGGCGTTCGTACCCGCGATGTTGAGCCCACAGGAGACGCAGGAGCGCGTCTCTCGGTCGTCGGTCGTACTCATACACCCTCCTTCCCGCCCGCCGTTTTTAACGGTTGTCTTTCGACCGCTCCCGATCGATCGCCCGTCGGCGGGAAACGATGGCAGACCCCTTCGGCGTCGATCGGCTCCGACTAGCGCGTTTTCAGAGCCGGAAAACGCGCTGCCGGATACTTATTACTCGGGACCGACGGTGAAAACGAGGTTCGGTGGTCGACGCCCGCTCGAACCTCTGCCTCTGACATCCTTCGCGGAACTCAACATTCAACACCGTGCCGTCCCTACCTCGAGTGAATGCGCCTCGACGACTACATCGAGGAGTTAGAGCCCGACGAGGAGGCCGAACGGCGCCGCCTCGCTAAGGAGAAGTCCTACGCGATCACGGACCACTTAGCGGAGTTCGAACAACGGTTCGACGACGCGCTGAGCGGCGACACCCTCGTCGGCTCGACCTCGCCGTCGATCTTCGTCGGGCGGTCGAACTATCCGGATATCCCCGTCGGACTGCTCTCGCCCGTCGGCGACGAGGACGCCGCCGAGGAGTACGTCACCGACGGCGACTGGTACCGGCAGGGGTACGCCATCGACGACGTGCTCCAGCGCCGGACGGGCCTGCTGAACTCGAGCAAGCGCGCCAACGTCGACTCGCCCTCGATTGCGAGCCGACTGACGCCGAACGTCCACGACGCCTGGGACGGCTTCGTCGGCGTCCAGCGCGAGGTCGCCATCGCAGACCGGCCGGTCGATCTCGAGATCGGACTGGACGACACGCCGGATCTCGGCCTCGATACCGGCACCGACGTGGCGACGCCGCGGGGACCCCGCGCGAACGCTCGGAACGCGGACCTCACTGAGAACCCCCACGTCCCCCGACCGGTCAAGAAGACCTTAGAAGATGACGACTGGCAGGCCGAGGGGGCGATGACCTACCTCTACCGGCGCGGCTTCGACGTCTACGAGATCAACTCGATCCTCTCGGCGGGGGCGCTCGGGCAGACGAAACAGCGCCGACTCGTCCCGACGCGGTGGTCGATTACCGCGGTCGACGATACGGTCGGCAAGTACCTGCGCGGGCGCATCCGAAACGCGCCCAGCATCGACGAGGTGCAGGTGTGGGCCAACGAGTACGTGGGCAACCGCTACTGGATCGTCCTCGCGCCCGGCAACTGGGAGTTCGAACTCGTCGAGATGAAAGCGCCCGGCAGCATCTGGAACCCCGACCCCGAGGACAACGTCTGGATGGCCAGCGCCTCGGAGGGGTACGAGGGGCGCTCGAGCTACGTCGAAGAGACCGCGGGCGCTTACTACGCAGCGCGACTGGGCGTCCTGGAGCATCTCGAGTCGATCGGTCGACAGGCGAAGTGTCTTGTCCTGCGGGAAGTCTCCGACGACTACTGGGCCCCTGTCGGCGTCTGGCAGGTCCGCGAGAGCGTCCGCAACGCCTTCGACGGCGAGTACGGCGAAGCGGAGACCTTCCACGAGGCGGTCGCGGAGGTGGTGACGCAGTTGCCGGTCTCCCACGCGCGGCTCCGGCGGAAGTCGGAGCTCGCGGCCGGCCTCCAATCGAATCTCAGCGCGTTTTTGCGATCGAACTGAGACCGGCGGCCGGCGCGACGAGCGTCGCCCTATCGCTCCGTTTCGACGAGCGTCGCCTCCCGATCGACTGCAGCCGGGTCCGGGTCGTTCTCCGGTGGGGCCCCCTTGAGGTCGTTCGCGACCGTCAGCACGGCTTTGAAACTCGCGAAGACGACGGGGCCGACGAACAGGCCGAGCACGCCGAACAGGTAGATGCCGCCGATGACGCCGACCAGGGCGACCGCCGGATGGAGACCGGAGCCTCGATCGACGAGGAGCGCCCGTAGGTAGTTGTCGACGACCGCGAGAACGACGATCCCGTACCCCAATAGGAGCGAGCCGCGAACGAGTCCGCTCGCGGTCGCGTGTGCGACCGTGACCGGTCCCCAGACGAGCCAGACGCCGACCGTGGGGAGAAACGAGACGAGGACGAGGATCACCGCCAGCGTGGTCGCGTACGGAACGCCCAGCAGCGCCAGCCCGACGCCGCCGAGGACGCCCTGTACGACCGCAACGAAGACGTGGCTGCGGAGGACCGCCCAGGTGACGGTGTGAATCTCGTCGAGCAACCCGTCGAGCACGCGACGCTCGAGCGGCGCGACCGTTCGGAGCCAGTCGACGACGGCCGGCCCGTCGACGAGCAGGTAGTACAGCAAGAAGACGAAGACGATCGCGCCGATCGCCGCGTCGATACCCGCCGACACGATGCCGACGGTCCGAGCGAACGTCAGTTCGGCGGCGCTCGAGAACGCGCCCTCGATTTCCGACCGCACGACGGTCTCGAGGACGGCGACGGAGTCCTCGCCCAGCCCGAGTTCGGTCCGCGCGAGTTCGCGGCCGTACGCGGTGATCCGCTCGCCGTCGAACGACGCGACGGTCGAGGCCGTCGTCCGGAGCACGACCAGCGACACGAGCAACAGCGGAACAACGCCAGCGACGAGCGCGACCCCGACCAGCGCGAGGCCGGCGACCCGCGAGCCGAGTTGGGGGACCAGGCGCTCGTAGGCCGGTCGGAGGACGACCGCGAGCAGGCACGCCGCCAGGGCGTACTCGAGCACCGGCAGGACGACCAGTCCGGCGAGCACGCCGAGTACGCAGACGAGGAGGGCGAAAACCGCCGTCCGCGCGTCCATATGTCATCCACTCTATTCGAACGTATAAGTGTTGATATACGTGACTGTATCCGGGGCCGAAAGGACGACGGGCGTCGCGCGTGGAACAGCGCGATACGATTAGAGGTTCTCGTATGCCTCAGTGACCAACGCGCCCGTCTCGTCGACGATCTCCTGCCAGTTCTCGTCGTCGGGCGCGATGCCGAGCAGCCGCGCGATCTTCATGATCGAGACGTGGTAGACGACCTGTCGGCCGGGTGCTTCCTCCCAGATGACGACGTTGCAGGGGAACAGCGCCCCCATCTCGTCGGTCACGTCGAGCACTCGATCCGCGATCGCCGGATTGCAGGCGCCCAGGACGTAGTAGGGGTCGCGGTCGGCGTCGACCTTCTCGTTGAGCAACTCAGACGGTGAGAACTCGGCCGGGACGCCGAAGCCGACCTCGGTGAACACCTCGCGCGTGTGCTCGATGGCGTCCTCGTGGTCCATCTCGAGAACCGCGCGGTGTTCCCCGTAGTCTTCCGGATCGATCTGCGTCGGGTCGATGGGCAGCGTCATGCACGACGGTTGGTCGTCCGGTCCCTTATATCTCGCTGGCGGCGTCGCGATGCGGTCACTCCCCGGCGCACGATAGCGGTAGTAGGGGGCTATAACGGTATTGGGAGCCACTCCAGATATCGCAGCAGTCGCGTCGGATCGAACAGCGGCTCGTGTAACACCAGCCAGTCGAGGAGGACGAGGCCGCCGCCGTGGGCCAGCACCGACGGCAGAATGGAATCCGATTTGTAGTCGACGGCGCCGAAGAGGACATCCGTCGGTCCCGACAGCAGGAACTCGACCGGCGGCTTCCCGGAGTGGTGGAGCATGTAGACGACTGGGCTGATGAAGACCGCGCCGAAGCCGATCTCTCGGACGCCGACGCAGAGCAGCCCGCGGTAGTAGGTCTCCGCGGCCAGTGCGAGCACCATGAGTTTGATCGCGTGCGGAACGAACGCGCTCGGCGCAGCGGAAGTCTCCCAAATCGGATAGAACGCGCGGATCGTCGGGAACGTCGAGCCGACGAGATAGAACGGGAGCACGAACAGCGCGAGCAAGACCGTATTCCGAAGCGCGAGCCGATCGACGCGCCAGCCGATGCGCCGGCCGTGGGAGAGTCCCAGCGCGAGCGGGCCGGCGATCAACAGCACGATATCGATGACGACTCGCCGGTTGAACTCGGTCGGGACGAGCTGGGTCCAGACCAGCGCGATGACGGCCCCGACGAGTAACGACTTCTGTACCCAGGTCAGTCCCGGCAGGCGTCGATACCAGCTGCTGTCGCGGTGATCCGACTCGGAGGCCACAGTGTTACTCGTCGGCCGTCGGAACCGGCCCGGTACCGATCACGTCACGAACGTGGCGTTCGAACTCCTGATGGCGTTGGAAGTACGTCTCGTCGACCGACTCGAGAACGTCGGACAGTTCGCGGGGGCCATCAGGCGTCCGGATGATCGCGTCGCCCTCGAGGCGGTCGACTTCGCTCTTCTCTTTCGGCCAGGTCAGTCGCGAACTCACGCGGGCGAGCGGCGCGCCTTCGACGCGAGTTCGCTCGCCGAGTGCGACCGCCGGCTCTGCCTCGTCGTCCTCGTCGCTCATGAGCGTTCGTTTGCGAGGGCGGCGATTCAACCTTTCGTTTCGGGTGATCGATCCGCGATCCGCCCTCGAGCCCGTCGCCGAACGGCAGCTACCAATAAGTATTTGTTGTCCTACACGTGTCTGACGTATCGTTTTGTGGTGGGGTACCGAACATTCCCGTATGACAAGCCTGACGGAGGTCTACGACGGGACCGCTCGGGGGGTGACGAGTCGTCGACTGTACGCGGGAACGACGCTCGTCCTGTTCGGGGCGCTCCTGGCCGTCGTGGCCGTCCTCATCGCGACGACCGACCTCTTCGGCGGCTACGCGGTCGATCTCTCAGGAGATCTGGCCGCCCAGTTCGCGACCGTCCGTGCCGCGGGGGTTTTGGCCGGACTCAGCGTCCCGACCATTCTCGTCGGGGTTTTCGTCGTCCTTCCAGCCGGCCGTCGGGTCCGGGCCGCCGCGGTTATCAGTGCGAGTCTCTGCCTGTTCGGGGTCGCCCTCTTCTGGCACGCTTACCCCCACCAGTGGCGGTACGGCAGCGATCAACTGACCCTCGAGGTCTCCGCGGTCTACCTGCTCGGACTGCTGGCCGCGGTCTGGTGTCTGTTCGCCGCCGTCGCGACGTTCAAGCGGCGCAACGACCCCGGTGGGAACCTCGAGATGAACGTCACTCGCCACAACCAGACCGTCCTTGAGGTCGAGGACTCGAACGACTCGTACGGTCTCGGCGGCATCGGGTTCTTCGGCGGGACCCCCGACGGAGATGTCGACACGCAGACCAACGCGGACTCGAGCGATCACCGCTCCACGCCGTCGGCCGGCGGTCGAACCGCGGGCTCTGCTCCCGGCCGGCGCATCGGCACCGCGACCAGCGACGGCGGTTCCGCCACGACGGACATCTCCTCGCCGCTCGATGCCGGCGACGGTCGCGACGCCGAAATCGTCGAGTCGCCGACCGAGCGACCGGACGCACCCACGGATCGCTACTGTGGCAACTGCGCTCACTTCGAGTACGTCCGCTCCTCGGACGGCATGGTGCCCTACTGTGCCCGTCACGAGACGGCGATGGACGACATGGACGCCTGCGAGGAGTGGACGCCGAACCGTCGACACCGATAACGGTCATCTCGCGGGTGCCACCGGTTCTAACCGACGCTTGGAACCGAGATAATCACTGCATACCTAAGTGGATTCTCGGTGCTGGCTAGCACGGGACCGAGAGATGGGGAAGGAACTATTCCGTGGCCGATACGTCTGGTCGAGTACGACGCCGACGGTCGCCATCGTCAACGCGATCGCCGGCATCGAAAACGTCGAATCGACCGAGCTCCCGGCAACACTCGACACGCACCTGTACGATCACGTGGATCCGGAAGCGCTCGATACACTCGTCACGACCAGTTCGGATCCCGAACTGTCCTTCGTCGTCGACGACTACCGCGTCGAAATCGACGGGAATCAGCTCTCGATCACGCCCGACGCGGATCGATAATCGAGATCCCGTCGCTCCGGCCTGGCCGTCGTTTACGGCCCAGTTACGGGCGGTGACGATCAGATGCCGAGTAATTGCCGGCCGAGCTCGAAGCCCCGCTGTGGAAACTCGAGTGCGATCATGCCGGCGAGCAGCAACTCCCCGCCCGTGACGACCACCATCATGAGGTCGGCGCGTTTACTGCTGACCGCGACCCCGATCGGCAGCCCGAACTCCTTCTTCCAGACCGGATAGAAGAGCGCGATCCCGCGCTTGCTCCCCGCGACATCGAGGATGTAGTGGGTCAACACGCCGATCCAGACGTACTCGAGGTTTCCGAAGACGTACGGGAACGCGACGAAGCCGACCAGAATCGGGAGGTTGTGCAGCGTCTTCCGGTGTCTTCCGAACGCCGTGTCGACGTCGGGAAAGAGCGCACCCAGCGTGACGGGCACGCCGATCATGACGATCGTCCTGAACGTCTCGAGATCTCCCGCCGGCTCGAGCAGATAGCCAAGCCCGATGCTCAACAGAACGGCATTCAGCACGTGTCCCTTCTTGTTCATCTACCCGACCCTGAGGCACCGATCCGGGAATAGTTTTCTCTCGCGAAAGTCAGTGTTCGGCGAGTGTAACGGGGCCGAACAGTAATGGGGTGCGGGCGGCATGGCTTCGCGGTTTGCGGACGATATCAGCGCGAGTCGAGTTCGGCGAGCAGATCCTCGAGGGCCTGATCGACCGTCTTGGCGCGAACGGCCGCGCGGTCGCCGTCGAACTCGTAACGGGAGACGGTCGCGTACGACTCCTCGCTCCCCCAAGGAGCGGCGTACGCGACGCCGATATAGACGGTCCCGACGGGCGTCTCTTCGTCCCCGCCGGTGGGGCCGGCGACCCCAGTCGTCGAGACCCCCCACGTCACATCCGCGACATCGCGGACTCCCCGGGCCATCTCGCGGGCGACCGGTTCGGAGACCGCGCCGTGTTCGTCCAGCGCCTCGCGGCTGACCCCGAGGTGGCGGCGCTTCGCGTCGTAGGCGTACGTCGCGAGCCCGGCGTCGAAGAAGTCGCTCGCGCCGGGTATCGCGGTGATCGCCGCGCCGATCAGCCCACCGGTACAGGATTCGGCGACGGCAAGCGTCTCCTCGGCGTCTCGGAGGGCGTCGCCGACGTCCATCGGCAGATCGCGGTCGATGTCGTCGTTCTGTCGCATGGCTCGAGAAACGATCCGGTGGGTTGTCAAATCGTCGGGAGGCACGGTTCGCTGTAATTCTGATGTAGAGTTATTAAATATATCTAATTATAGTAATTGTTTTATTTATTCAACCAAGGGTTTAGCAAGGACATCAATGGAAGGAATCGGAAGAGTCTCGAGACGGTCGGTGATCAAAGGAATCGCCAGCGGCAGTGCCATCGGTGGAAGTATCGGGACCGTCAGTGCGAGCGATCGTACGGTACCGGATGACAACGAGGTTTATATCGTCCTCGGCGGTGGTCCCGGACTCCGTTCGCGACTCGCGAGCGTCGGGTTCGAAGTACTCCACGAACTGGCAGACGGGGCGGTCTTCATCGTTCGAGGACCGAAAGCGAAGCGCGACGAACTTCGATCGATGGCGACCGTTACGGACGCCGTCGCGAACGAAACGTACGTCTTCGATGACATCGAACAGAGCGAAGGCCAGGAGGTACGGGGAGACGACCCGCTAGCCGAGAAACAGTGGAACCAGCAACTCGTTCGGGCGGACGTAGCACACGAGCGAGCGACGGGTGAGGGAACGACGATTGCGGTCATTGACTCCGGCGTCAGTTTCGACCATCCGGATCTAGCGCCCCGGATCGACACCGAGCGAAGTCGACTCGTTCGGAACGCGCACGTACACAGTGGAACCGATCGAGTACGAACGGCAACGAAACCCGGACAGATACTGAAGCCGACCGAGCAGATCAGACGGCCCGTCGCCGCCGACGTCGATGGACACGGATCCCACGTCGCCGGTATCGCCGTTGCACCGCGTAACGACTCCGGAATCATCGGAATGGCTCCGGATGCATCGGTCGTTTCGCTACGGACGATGTATTTCGATCCCGTCTACTCCTACGGCGGGACTACCTATAGCCAACTGATCGGAACGCTGGCGGACATGCTCATCGCGATCGATTACGCCGCCGACATCGGCGTTGACGTGATAAACGCTAGCATCCGAGGAATCCGACCGAACGACAGCCGTGCGTACGCTGCGGTCCGCCGCGTCGTACAGTACGCAATGCAGCGAGGGGTCGTGGTCGTGGCCGCTGCCGGTAACAGAGGTGTTAATGTCGATCGAGAGTCCGCATATGTTCTCCCAGCGGAAACCCCCGGAACGGTCACCGTCGCAGCGACCGGGCCGTCCGATAAACGCAGTTTCTACTCGAATTACGGGAACGGAACGGTTGATGTCGCTGCCCCCGGGGGCGGTTACGAGACACGAGCGAAAACGTGGACGACAGATTCGGAGGTTGTCGAGTATCCGTCGCCGACGAACTACGTCCTCTCGACGGTTCCCGAATCGATCTACGGGAAACGGTACCTGTACAAACCCGGAACGTCCATGGCAGCACCACAGGTCGCGGGACTCGCCTGTCTACTCCGTGAACTCGCGCCCGGTCTCCACCCGCGACGCGTGCGACAAGCGATCGCACAGGGCGCAGTCGACCTTTCGGGAGACTATACCGACGGCCTCGGAACCGGTCGAATTGACGCACCAGCTGCGATAAAACGGATTTCCGACCGGCTCTAGCGTCCTCCTGACGGAGAGCAGTGAGGTGTTCGGTTTCGGACCGAATTAGGCCGATCCGGGAACGGATAGGAAGAGCGAAAGGACCCCCGCTGTATACCGTCACCCATGAACTACGAGACGCCGCTGTTCTTCCGCGTCATGGAGTACGCGGACGCGGCGGACCGCGACGTCGTCGACATGGTCAGCGGCAACCCCGACTGGGAGCCGCCCGAGGCGCTGCGGGAGGGCCTGCGCGAGTACGCCGACCTCGAGCCGGATCGCTTCCAGTATCCGCCAAGCGAGGGGCTGCTCGAGTTGCGAGAGGAGATCGCCGCCCGCCGCGGCGTCGACGCCGAGCAGGTCGTGGTCACGAACGGCACGGGCGAAGCGAACTACCTCGCGATGGCGCGGGCGTTAGAGCGCGACCGCGGCGACGAGGTCCTGCTGACCGATCCCGTCTACCCCTACTATCCGGGGAAGACGACGATGCTGCGCGGCAGGCAGTCGTACGTCGAGACGGACGAAAGCGGGCAACTCGATCCCGAGGCCGTCCGCGCGGCCGCCAGCGCGGAGACAGCCGCGATCGTGGTGAACACGCCGAACAACCCCACGGGAACGGTTTACGCCGCCGAGACGATGCGGGAACTCGTGGCCATCGCCGAGGAGTACGACGCCATCCTGATCAGCGACGAGGTGTACGACCACTACGACCTCTCCGGGCGGTTCGCGAGCGCGCTCGAGACCGAGTCCGCGCATCGAGTCGTCACCAATGCGTTCTCGAAGTCGATGGCGATCACCGGCGTCCGCGTGGGCTATGCGATCTTCCCGTCGGAACTCGTCGATGCAGCCAAGAGCCGCCACATGCTGGTCAACGTCGCGACCACCCGGCCCGGCCAGTACGCCGTCCTGAAGGCGCTCCGCGAGACGCCGCCCGAGTACCACGAGCGCAACCGCCAGCGGCTCCGCGAGCGTGTCGCGACGTTCACCGACGCGCTCGAGGCCGCAGGAGCCGAATACACCACGCCGAGTGGCTCGTTCTACGTGATGGCCCGCTTCGACGGCTATCCCGGGACTCTCGAGAACGTCGAGCGGCTGATCGACGAGGCCGGCGTTGCGGGGATGCCCGGCGAGGCCTTCGGCGACTCGCGGGCCGACTGGCTGCGGTTCGCGCTCGTCACGCCGCGGGTCGAGGAGGCAGCCGAGCGGTTAGCGGCGTTCTTCGATTGAACCGCCGTCCAACTCGGGCGCGAGCGCGCGGATCGTCACGACCGGTTGACAGTCCGGCCACAACACAGATGTGAGGCGACTGCCGACCCGAAGAGAGATGCTGCTCGAGGCTGTCGTCGTCGCGTTCGTCTTGACGCAGGCGGGCTATTTCGTCGTCAACTGCGGCTTGCTGACGCTGTTCGTCCGCCGACCCGTAGCGGAGATCGACGACACGACGCTCGCCCGCCTGGTCGCGGCGGCCGACGCCGAGAGCGCCGGTCGGTCGCGGCGAGTCGAAGCTGACGGCGGCCGTCGTCTGGCCGCCGTCGGACCAGCCGCGGCCGATACCCACCGCGGAGGATTACCGCCTACGAACGCGGAGTGTCGGCTTCCGCCGTCTCACGTCCGTCGGATCCGCGTCCTCGTTCCGATCTATCGCGAACGCTGGGAGACCCTATCGGAGACGCTCGAGAACGTCGCGGCCCAGCGGTACCCGACCGAGTACGTCTCGGTCGTCGTGATCTACGAGCCGACGGATACGACCGTCGCGGAACTGCGCGAGGCGTTCGCGGCGGCTCGGACCGACGCGCTCGACGGCGAGTTCGTCGCGGTCGACCACGACGCGCTCGCGGCCGATCGATCGCCGGGCGAGTGGTCGTTCGACGGCGTCGGCGTGCCGCGGACGAAAGCCGCCGCGCTCACCTACGCGTTCACGACCGGCTCGTTCGCGGGCGACGATATCATCACCGTCTTCGACTCGGACACGCAGGTTCCGCTCGACACGTTCGAGCTCGCCGTCGCCGGCCTCGCAGAGTACGACATCGTCCAGACCAAGCAGACGGTTCGAAACGTCGACGAGGGCGTGCTCCCCTTGCTCGAGTCGATGGGGATCGCGGCCTGGTCGGACATCGTCTACGCCAACTCGACCGACGGGCCGTATCAGCTCCTCGGGAAGGCCTATTTCACCGAAGCGCGGGTACTCTACGACATCGATCGGTGGCAACTCGACGCGGTGACCGAGGACATGGCGCTCGGGGTCGCGGCCCATCGAAAGGGGTACACGCTCGGCGTTATTGACCGGTACGTGCAGGACCTCTGTCCCACGACGTTCGACGCGTGGGTCCGACAGAAGCGCCGCTGGGTCCGCGGCCCGTATCGCCACCTGTTGACGCCGGGCTGGTCGGGCTTGGATCGCGGCCGCTTCTGGGCGGGGACGGTGGTGACGCAGCTACTATCGGTGACGAACGTCGTCGGGGTTCCGACCGGAGTCGTCGTCTTCGCCCTGACCGTCGCAGGTAGCACGGCATCGGTCGTGCCCGGGTACCTGCTGCCCATCGTGCTGTTCAACGCCGCCGTTTGGGCCTACTACAGCTGGCGCTCTTACCGGGCCGCCTGGGACGGCGTCGTCTTCGAGAGCCGCTGGGAACGCCTCGCCTACTCGGTGCTGTCGAACCCGTTCTCGCAGGCAGTCTACGCGACCCTGTGGGCCGTCCCGATCGCGCTGGCCGTCGCCGACGCCGTCCGCGGCGTCGCTCCGTCGTTCACCGTGACGCCGAAGCGCTAGCGTCGGCGGACGACCGACGCGAACGGCGCTCGAGGCCGATCGGCAGGGCAGCTTCGACGAGCCGAGACCGACGAATACTCGTGACAGGACGGGGAACCGTGGCGTATGAGCGGCATCGACGTCGAACCGATCGACGAGGACGAGGAAGCACCAAGGGACAGCGACGACGGCGTCTCCACCATCGAGGTGACGCCGACCGATTCGGTCGACGAGACCGGAGAGCGCGAGACGATCGACGTCGAGCCGTCCGAAGAGCCGATCGACGGCCCCGAGTACGTCCTCTACGGCGGGAAGGGTGGCGTCGGAAAGACGACGATGGCCGCCGCCACCGCGCTCGACAGCGCCCGCGCTGGAACGCCGACGCTGGTCGTCTCGACCGACCCAGCTCACTCGCTCTCGGACACGTTCGAGACGGAGATTCCCGCCGAGCCGGGTCGTATCCGCGACGACATCCCGCTCTACGCGGCCGAGATCGATCCCGAGGCCGCGCTCGAGCGAGGAGAGGTACCCTTCGGCGGCGCGGGAACCGGCGAAGACGATCCGTTCGGCGGAGACGAGGGCGGCAGCG
Proteins encoded in this window:
- a CDS encoding glycosyltransferase family 2 protein; this encodes MLLEAVVVAFVLTQAGYFVVNCGLLTLFVRRPVAEIDDTTLARLVAAADAESAGRSRRVEADGGRRLAAVGPAAADTHRGGLPPTNAECRLPPSHVRRIRVLVPIYRERWETLSETLENVAAQRYPTEYVSVVVIYEPTDTTVAELREAFAAARTDALDGEFVAVDHDALAADRSPGEWSFDGVGVPRTKAAALTYAFTTGSFAGDDIITVFDSDTQVPLDTFELAVAGLAEYDIVQTKQTVRNVDEGVLPLLESMGIAAWSDIVYANSTDGPYQLLGKAYFTEARVLYDIDRWQLDAVTEDMALGVAAHRKGYTLGVIDRYVQDLCPTTFDAWVRQKRRWVRGPYRHLLTPGWSGLDRGRFWAGTVVTQLLSVTNVVGVPTGVVVFALTVAGSTASVVPGYLLPIVLFNAAVWAYYSWRSYRAAWDGVVFESRWERLAYSVLSNPFSQAVYATLWAVPIALAVADAVRGVAPSFTVTPKR